Part of the Pyricularia oryzae 70-15 chromosome 3, whole genome shotgun sequence genome, TTTCCCCTTCACGATACACAATGTGCTTGTGGGCGACATGAATTGCATTTTACGATTTTTCAAGTGTCAACctgaataaaaaataaaaataagaaGATATTATATACTGACCTTTTATAATATGCCTCCCTGCCCAGTTGGCCGTAGAAATCGCCCACCGCTTCAACGGCGAGATCATCAACGCGGACGCCATGCAGATGTACGAGGGTCTGCCCATTATTACCAACAAGATCACCCCGGAGGAGCAGCGTGGCGTGCCCCATCACCTCCTCGGCATGATCGGCCTCGAGGAGCCGACGTGGAACGTCCATCACTTCCGCAGGAAGGCCGGCAGCATCATCCGCGAGATCAGGAGCAGGGGTCAcctgcccgtcctcgtcggcGGCACTCACTACTACCTGGATGGACTGCTGTTCGACCACAACCTCGTCGCCGCCCCGCCGTCCGAGGAGGGTGAGAAGGACCATCCAGCAGCAGACGCCCCCGCTACGTCAGCTTCTCGTGACCCGGCCCTCGAGGAGGCGTCGACCGAGGAGTTGATGGCCCGGCTGCGCGAGGTCGACCCCGTCGAAGCAGACAGGCGACACCCCAAGGATAGGCGAAAGATCATGCGGTCCCTGGAGATATACCTGACCACTGGCCGACGGGCGTCCGACATCTATGCCGAGCAAAGGGAGACCAAGGCAAAGATGCAGCAGCAACGGCCGTCCGAGGGCGAACAATCGACACAGCAGGACCATGCACCCGTCTTCTTCTGGGTGCACTCGGAACGCGGTGTCCTGAACGATCGCCTCGAGCGCCGTGTGGACAAGATGCTTGATAACGGCCTCATCGAAGAGACGCGCCAGATGTACACCTACCTGCGCCGGGCGACCATGGATGGCATCACCATAGATCGGACGACGGGCATCTGGCAGTCGATCGGTTTCAGCGAGATCGAACCGTATCTAGACGCCCTGCATAGGCAGGCCGAGGGTGAAAGCGTCGACGAACAGGAGCTGGAAGCCCTGAAGCTCGCGGGTGTGGATTTGATCAAGCAGGCAACCAGACGGTATGCTAAGGGTCAAGTTCGCTGGATCACCCACAAGACCTTACCCCTGATCCAAGACGCAAACATGCTTCCCAACTTGTTCCTGATGGACAGCAGCGACGTCACGCGTTGGTCACCCGAAGTCGTCGACAAGGCCCTTAACATAATGGAGAAGTATCTTGGCGGAAGCGCGCTGCCTGAGCCAGCTGAGGTGTCCGAGGCGGCCCGGGAGGTTCTCGGTAGCGTCATTGCGTCTAGCAACCAAAAGGAGACTCCATGCAACAAGACGTGCGAAGTATGTCGCATCACGGTACTTACTGAGGAAAAGTGGCTTGTCCACATCAGAGGTCACCGCCATAAGCGGGCAGTCAAGTCTGCCAACAAAAGAGCGTTTGTTGCTGCCTATTTGGAGGGTAAAGGAGGAGGTGCAGCTGAGAAAATACAGGACGAGGACGCCGATATACCAGTCGCTATCCGTTTTGAGGACAACCAGTAATACAAGATGAAAATAGAATAAAACGCGATGGACAAAACCTAGAGTTTCCTGTCATAAACTCGCGATAACATGCCATTGCGGTAGTTTTTGCGAGGTATCAACACCGCTGGAGTAGCACAGTTGCCGAAGAGAGACGTTTTGCAATGAGTCGAAAGGTCAACATGACAGCTATCAGGTTAACCATAAAACAGGCATTCCCCTACACACTACCTCCGGTTGCATGCGTCGAGAATCTCGTATATCCGCAATTCCAGCTACGTAGACTCTGGTGCACTATCGTAGTGGCTATATATATAAACAGTCAGGTGTGGCACTTGCAGCTACTTCGAGGTACTTTTATATATGGTTGATTAGATCCCAGATGCATAGAAGAGAGGGAATCGGAGACGGCGTGGAACGCCGAAATACACCTCCCATTACTTAGGCCTGCGACGGAACATAGGTCTGTCGTCAAAAATCTGCTTGTGCCAACAGCGCGAGTGACAATTGACTGACTTCCAGCCATGGCGGCCAGCGGGGGAATTTCGTCGGGAGCATCCTCATCTGCCGCAGCAGCTATAACGATAGGGACTTAGTGCGACATCGTTACTAGGAGTAAAATGATCGACCTCGCCATTGTTTTGGACGaaaccgaaaaaaaacaccacttGGGGCCTCTATTAAGCAGGCTATCCAGAAATCCGGACAGGTTTTGGTCAATAATACTAACCACGGCCCGCTGAAATCAAGGCCAATGGGCATTCCCATTAAAACCAAAATTTCGACCAGTGCAGACGAAGGACGAACGCAGCTATCCATATGGACGGCAGGCTGGTTCGCTCGCATGGAAGCTTGGGTTTCTGGAAAGCGAGCGGCAAATCCAGGAACAAAGTTCGAATACCATCGATAATACCGGTCATCTTAATCACAGAGCACGACTGGAAACTTCTGCACATTTGCGACCGAACAGAGAACTTTCAATTTTTGTACGAGGTTTCCATCGGGAGTACGAAGTCGTTATTGGAACTGTATAAGCTTATGGCCGTCCTGCGGGATTTGACGTACTGTATAGATGTCGATTTGCGTAGGTTTTTTGAGGGATTGTTTACTTCGTCGTAGGCATTTAAAACCCTCCACAGTTTATGGATTTCTCTCTGAGTCCACCAACAATTATTGGTATGGCATGCAGGCATGCCACATTCACCGAAGCCTAGCAAAACAGGCAGCCTTAGGGTTACACAAGGCCCGTACGCCAGCATACAATTCTTGGATTCGGTAAAGTCAACCGCCTGTATCATCCATTATGACTGCAGTCCAGTTCGACACCTCAATCAAGTCCTTCCCTCTAGAGCTTCTCTTGCTTCTGACCCAGACCCAACTCCTGGTAAAAGGCCTCTGTGCTCGGCTCACGACCCAAGAATTGCTTGAGGGTTTCCATCTCGTCCTGTGATCCACCTCTCTGCAGAACAGTGTGGCGGTACCGCCTGCCCTCCTTGCCGTCCATGGGGTCCTTGCGGAAAACGCTGAAGAACATATCGGTGGCGTACACAAGAGACGAAAGGTAGCCGTAGTAGCCAGCATCATATCCACCGATGAGATGACCGAAGCAAGCTTGGCCATTGCCCCAGTTGCTGATGGGAAATCCAAGTCAGTGAAATTCCCTTGAAGATTAAGACAGTAATCTAGGTGTATTTGAAAGGACCCTGCAACATACCTCGGCTCACCCAATGCCTCTGGGCCTTTGATGCCGCTGATGTCGGCCCGAAGGTCGTTGTACACAGCAGAGAAATCCATCTTCTTCAGCTCCTCATGCGACTCAGGAGTGTGAATCGTCATATCAAAGATACCAAAGTGCAGTTGTCTGAGATTGAACAGTGCTCCGTTGATGTGCTTCGTCTTGATTAGAGCCTTGGTCAGGTCCTCCGGAATCGGCTCTCCAGTCTGGTAATGCGACGACAGCGCTTTGAGCTGTTCAGGGGTCCAGCACCCTATTAGAAGCGGGCGTCAGCATATGTTTAGGGAATTCCTCAAGAAATTGGCGTTTTGATGGAAAGCCACTGAGAAAAAGGCAGGGGGGTGGGGGGTGCAATGCGGATACTTACATTCCTCAAGCAGCTGGCTTGGGGCCTCAACAAAGTCCCTAACCGTTGAGGTTCCCTGCAAAGAAAGAATACACACGTTAGTATGAATTTAGCAACCATAAGCGTAGTGAAAGGACTTACATGGAAGCGGCTGTAACGCGTACGGCCGGTAAGGTCATGAATACCATGGCCGAGCTCGTGGAACAAGGTGACCACTTCCTCATGCTTCAGCAGACTGGGCTTGTTCGGGGTCGGTTTAGAAAAGTTGCAGACAAGTGCAGTAGCTGGATACCTGCGAGATCCGTCGGCCTTGAGGAAGCCAGGCTGGAGGTTGAAGTTGGCAGCATGGCCGTATTTGCCCTGGCGAGGGTGCAGATCCAAGTACAGGTAGCCAACAAAATCGTCACCTTCCGAAGCATCGTTCCAGACGCTGAAGATAATGACGTCGTCGTGCCATGCAATATCCTCTGCCTTTCCGGTGGGGCTGATGCGCGCACGATCTTCGGGGGTAAGCTCAACAAAGACGAGACCAAAGAGGTGCTCAAAGATCTTGAGCATGCCGGCGATTGTGTTGCTGAGGGGGAAGTACTCGGCAATCTTGTTTCCATCGATGCCGTATTCCTGCATTATCATCAACCTGTCGTAATATCTGTGGTCCCAAAGGTAGTAGTTGCCGTCAAACTCGGCACCACGCGCCTGAGAATCCTGCTTCTTGATCTCAAGAAGATGTTCGATCTCCTTCTTACCACCATCAGCAAGGCGGGTGCGAAGGTCGTTGAGGAAATCCTTCACAGTCTTGGGCGTCTTGGCCATCTTGTCCTCAATGCGCACAGTTGCGTGGTTGGGGTAGCTGATAAGACGCGCAGCCTCATCTCGCAGTATAATAACCTCGCGGAACAGCTGGGCCTAGTTAGCAAATTGCTGGTGGGGAGAAAAGGCTGATCTGTGCAAAGGTTTGATAGATACGTACATCAACGTTGGATCCGCACTTGTTCTCGTTCGCGACAAACATCTTCCTTCTCGTCTCGGCGTTCTTGGCGTATTTGAGAGTCGGCCACAGCTCGGGGTACTTGAACGAGACCTTCAGCTTGCCCTCGTTCTCACCAGTGCCCTTCTCGAGCGTCGAGATAGTGTCCTCGGGGACACCATCGAGCTCAGAGGGTGAGAACCACACTCCGCCGTTCTCCTCGTTGAGGTTCTTGGTGAATTGGATGGTCAGCTCGCTGAGACGCTTCTTGATCTCCTTGAAGCGATCGCGCTGGGGACCAGCCGGGAGACCCAGTCCGTTCTTGATGTAGCCCTTGACGTCCTTCTCGAGCATCCTCGCCTGCTCGCCATCAATGCCAGAGGCCTTGGCGATGCCGTCCTTGCCACCGTAGACGTTGAAGGTGGCGTCCACGAGCTTGTAAACGTCCTCGCGCATCCCGCATTCGATCCCGAATTCGTCCATGATCCGCTCAGCCTCGGTGCTGGCATCGCGGAGGGAGGCATCCCCGCTGACGTATTGGTAGAAACCCAGAATCCTGGACGACAGTGCATTCTGGTTCTCATCGGCTGCCTGTGGCTCCATGACGGTCTCAAATGTCGTCTTAGACTTGTCATCCGCGGGGATCTCGGCTACCAGCTTGTCCAGCAGCTGGCGGGTTGTGTCACAGAGGGCCTTGGCATCGCCAACGATGCTCTCCTTGGTGCCTGTGAAGGTTGGGGGCGCCTGGGGCGGCGACTTGTACTTGTCCATCACCATTCCGGGTGGATGAGCGAGAATTGGTTTGTAGGTTCGTGTGGGACTAGTAGCCGTCGAGGGTAGGGATAGTCTGGAGGATGTTGCGAAGTTGGAAGTCGGGCTGCTGCTCTTGTGAGCTGCGAGATTGTACGGCGGATTGTTTCGGATGTTCGATAAGAACAGCGAGATGCGAGGGGATAATCGTGGGGCCGCCAGCATGAGGGCTATGAGGAAGAAGAGGGAGAAGGAAACGACAAAGAGGAAAGAGAACCGTGCCCGAAGCGCCGCCAGTGTGAAAGATGACAGTAGGTCTGTCCGTGCTTGGAATGCGGGTTGGTTCGCTTTGTAGCTCGATCTCCACTGGCTTGCTTGCCTACGTGGTAGTTACTACTGGTAGAAGTAAGTTGACCGGGATTCAGGATGTTGTCGGATGGAGGGGTTTGGGATTGGACGGACGCAATCGTTGGGTTGAAATGGGGCAGGTCTAGGTGTGCTGTAACATAGTTGTAGGAGGGGAGGTTGAAAGTTTGCTGATGTGTCGCTCGCTGTCAGCCTCTGGCCGGAGCTCAGCTGCCAGTCACAAACCCAGTCCGAGCTGCACCATACCTACCCCGCAATGTGAGATCTTGGTTCAGGGGTAGCAGTTAGGGAACCAAGCAACCCTTCGGGGACTGATTATTTGGAAACCCCCCCATTTCACAGATCATTGTCATAGCGATCCAATAAGTTTGCTATTCGCAAATAGAGGCCAATAGTTCTGCTTCATTTTCAATGTTcagttgttttttttaaaacGCACTACTTCCAAGGCAGTTCGATGTGTACCTATTGTACATGTCACAACGGACCCCTGGTTCGTCGGCAATTGTCTCCGCTAGTGGAGCCACCACTACAAGTGGACCGGACCACAGCAAGCACAGCTACTATTATAGTGGCGCCCAGATCAATAGGGTACCTATGTATATGGAGTTTACACCCACcgaggtaccttacctagcggTAGCACACCTTTAACGAGGTAGAAATATGTACGAAGATTAGATCTATGTGTTTATATAGCAAGTTCATGGCGACAATCAGCTATCCTCGTCTCCTTGCCACCCTCCAAACTTTGATTACACGTTTGGGGCATGTGTATTGCAAAACCATCCGAACGAACATTTTGATGACCTAGGTACCCAGGAAGtagcaaagaaaagaaaaaaaatcgtaTCACCTCAATACCGCTAAATATCGCTGTTATTTCTCACCAACGAAAGCTAAATACCGATGAGATGCAAATCGAAAATAGCAAccaacccctgaaaatccaaaTACAAAACAGACATAGTAAGTAAAAGGAGACATTTAATATTCCCATTTATCTAGTCTCCCCAATCGAGTTGAAATACAACGGGAGCAAATATCGATGCTAAATAATCCGCGATGATGAGGGAAAATGGAACAGAGGAAGGAATGTTGATGGGAATCCAGGTCAAAAATACCTCAACAAGAATTCAAACAGGTTGACCTGCGCTGCGCAAATAGATGCTATCATAGAAAAACAGGTCTTGACAGTCCAAGCCTGTCGGCAAAGCGACGAACCATCTATCTAGCACTTGACTATCTAGAACTACTTTAGATCTAATATAGGGTACCGCACAGTAATAGTTGCGCTTGAAAGAGTCTTCTGGTATGAAACTCACATGGCAAGCATCATACTCGATATGTATAAACCGACTTCCCAACAAATAATTTGGCTGATCATCTGCCGTACTCGTCAGATGCGCTTGTAGGACGATCCGGCGGGGAAGTTTCCGCACTCGCGCGGAGATTATGGAGCCCCAGATCTCTATGATCGATAGGAATTACGAAGGGTACCACAAACAACACATTGACCAAAATTCCTCTGGCTCGCTGTCTCTATGGTTCTTCAAGTCTCGTGAGAACGATTGCCGAGGTTGAGTTTCCAAATTCCCCAGCAAGCGAcaaaaatattaaaatataccTTCCATTGATGGAACTAGTATAGTCTTGCAAGTTTTGTCTTTGTGGTctcagcagcagcggtaGGGAAAGGGGAAAAGAACGTTGAGACCAAAGTGTGTAACATGGAACAGTAAGGGGCTTAAAAAAATCCATAAAAAGAAGGCTTATAAAAAGCAGGGTCGCGACTGACGGTTTGAAGGCAGAGAGAGGGGGCTCCGAAGTGTGTGACTGTAGACGACCTGTTGAGTGGCATTGTCCTAATACAGGTAGCATGTGGAGACGCCTCATTGGATAGATGGAAAGCCGCCGATAGGGCTGGATAGTCGCTTATTGTTAAGATCATATCTCTTCCGCGCTCACAATACAGTAATGGTATATACGGTAAGCTGAACTCCACCCTAAACCTGCTTCCTCTAACCCTGTTCTGATCCATCTGATCCTGGTGATCTTCTTGGTGCACTCCCTATCAGTTCAGACGCGATATCTTGCTTGCCCTTTCCTTTAACGGCAAATCTCCCACCGGTACAATCACCTCTACCAGACTAACAGGAGAGACCATCGAGCTAGTTCCGCGCCTCAAGGACGGTGGGTATCTCGTTGGCTGTTGACGTGGCCATGGCGACGGTGGTTAGGAAGTCAACCAGGAGACAGGTGgagggttttattctggTCAGTAGCCTCTTTCTTTTGGGTAGCCGGTCTTTTCTGATCTCGGTACTGAAACTGGGGACAATGCGATGTTCATAAGCTATAACAGTTAGCTTTTAAATGTAAGAATAAGTTAATGTATTTGGTTACGACTGTATTGTCTGCATAGAACTTACAAAAGTCTCGGGGAATTAGGCCTTGAATATCCACCGAGTATTGGTCCCGTTCTAACCCTTTTGTCAGTAATTACCTAGGCACCTGGTAGTTTAAGGATTTGGTGGCCTTGGGAGACTGGATTAAGTGGTTGACTGTTCCCGGCACTTGGCAATTTTATATATTTGGTAGGCCTTATAGCCTTGACCGAAGAATTTCGTTGtataccttacctatctcAAAGATTTCCAGCATATTGAAATCGCATGCCTAAGTCAACTAAGAAACCTAGTCGGCGAAACACTGGTAGAGACGGAAAACCACCATACATCTGTTGATACTGCATGTGTCAACCCCAGACTCAGGAACTATAGAAAAACACTAAACCGCTTTCCTATTTTCATAAGCAAGAGCTAAGAGGGTGACGTCTAGAAATGAAAAGGGACATGAAATGCTGTTCCATCGCGCTGATATCATTATCAAGACTGGTCTGGTGAAATTGTAGCTTGAGTAGTGGCACGAGAGACCGCAATTTTCGCCTGGACCCTAAATACCCCGAGTGGCCGAAGGAGATGTTGAGGTCGAAATGAGCAGATCTCGGTTGGGCCAGTGTGGTTGGTCACAGTATGGTCCTTCCTACGTGGGCAATCTTGTATTGAAGAGTTGACAGACGATTGATGCGGACAGACCCGAGGGCGGAAGAAGTGAGAAAAGAGAATGTGTTTGCATGGAATTTAGCGGAGGGAGGCAGGTGGAAAAAGGGTGCAACGGTGCACGGCAGGCACATTCGACAGCTACTTGATGCTACGGAGCGGGGGTGCTGATAGGTCATTATGACCGCTATGGCGAGGTTCCTGTGTTCGGTTTAGATTGCTACAGATTCAAAGGTAGCCAAGTCTCGTGCGGGAGCTTCAGAGAGCGGTGTTTTCGCCATTAATATTGGCGCCTAGTTCCGCAAATATTGCTGCAAGTATCTAGCCCCAATTTGCCTGCCATAACAAGCGTAAGAAGTCCATACAGAGACACATGGCCTAAGAACAAAAATCACGTTTTGAACTGCATTGGCTGGGCTTGCTTCTGACTCCTACAGCCATGTCTCACCCATCATCTAGTCCAGGTTGCCAGGCTCCCAGCATCGACCGATGCGGTTCTCTTTGGGGTTCAGGCAGATATCATCGTCGGCCAAACCAGATGCTCCCTTCGGGGGCTTGCAGTAGGCAAGAGGTACGACCTGGGTGTCCACAGAATCCGTGCAGTCAAAGTTTCCGTGGCGGCGGTTGAGTTTGTGCTTGTGAATCTTTCCATCTGGAAGACAGACGAAGAGTGTGTACTTCCACgcgtccttgtccttgggAACCCCCTCGGAATCGCACTTATCCCGGCCCTGACAGTAAGCCTTCACAATCTGGTCGCTGGTGTAGTCTGTTTGATATTGATTTAGCAGGCCATCAACCAGCCACCCAAGTTGGGGCTCTTCTGTGTATTTTTTGACATGTCCGGACTTACCTTTGTCATGGAGCAGGATATAGCCACAATAGGTGGCCCCGCGCACACAGTGAGGGCCCGTTGGGGTGGTGCCATTGCCTGGAGTCTGCCCTTGCACCCCCAGGGTAGTGGCGAGGAGCAGAAGTGCTGCCTTGACACCGATCATTGTTATTGAAGGAAGTTGTAGAGCGCGTGATAGTGAGGAGCGGTTTGAGAAATATGCTGGCAATGCGGTAATGCTGCAATATACAGCTGCGTCAAATCGACAAGCCCCTGATTTATATATCGGTCTCTGACAGTCTCAGTACTAGGAAATGCAGGCCGCATGAGAATGCCTGCTCCGAGGTCCAAGATCATTGTGGAAGTATACATATTTGCTAAGGTTGTGTCAGTGAATTGTGCGATACTTGCTCCCGAGAAACCTTCTTCTGTGGCTTCTTTGCTGTTATTCAGGTGACGAAAGTGTAGATCAAAGTGCTTATGCTTTGTGAATTTGTCAATATTTAGCGAGTACCGACAGATTTCCCACAAACATTCAAACAAAAATGGAGTTAGTTCAAATGCCACTTTTCTGAAATACCGACTTTAGGACTGCTTTGTACAACACACAAATCCCCGAAAGGTGTACAGAGACCCATGAGAGCCGTTCGTGCATGGTGAACGGTGGTTTCGACGTAGGACTGCAACATGTTAGCCAGGTAGTGAGCAACAAGACTGCGGCAATACGGAGGATAAAGCTAATTGGGATGTAAGATGATGGTTGGATTCTTGAGGAGTCTCATGAAACGCAAAATGTGTTCCACATAAATGATAATTCGTGCAGCGTTGAGCTAGCTTTGCTAATATGACGTCTGGGTCAAGTATCGAATTCAATACCTGACATTAGATACAGGCTGTAAAATCTCACGCCAAAAGCTACCGGCAGTTCGTTATTTAAGAGTCTGGCCTTCAACGAATAAGATTTACTGCTTGTTAAGAAGGCCCCTTATTCAGGCTACAATGCCGAAGGTGGAGTGAGAGTGGGGGCCGGTGACGGAAAAGTCAACCCCGCTGTAGGACAGGAAAGCCTTCAGAACACACCATCAACGCGCGCTGGACATCCAATGTGTCCCAGTATAGACGTCTGAAAAAGTAAGCAGACCAGTGAGTTTCTTCGAGACTTGCGCCCGCTGCACAAATTTTGACCTTAAGGCTATACCTCCACTCATACATTACATCACTATCGTGAGGAACGGCTTGCCTTATACCTACCTAACCTACTCTAGTTGTACTCTTGGTCTTTGGTCACTGTAACCCCTTCACGCTTGAAAGGGCTAAATATTGCCATCGAATAAGCTTGCTGCGACAAAATCATTTTTCACCCTGTCATCCGGAGACACCGCAACCATGAGCAACAGCAGGGTTATCAAGATTGGTACTCGCCGGTCGCCACTTGCCATCAGGCAGGTAGAACATACCGTTGCACTTCTGCAAAAGGCGCACCCGGATATCACATTCGAAGTGAACGCCATCGCCACTCAGGgagacaaggacaaggtaTCACCACTGCCTTCAATGGGGAAGGGCATGTGGACCAACGAGCTCGAGGCAATGCTCACTACTGGAGAGGTCGACTTCATCGTCCACTGCCTCAAGGACATGCCCACTACCCTCCCGGACAACTGCGAGCTCGGCGCGGTCATGGAGCGTGAGGACCCGCGCGACGTTGTGGTCATCAAGCCCAAGCATGTTCAGGCCGGCTGCAAGACCATTGCTGATCTGCCCAAGGGCAGCTTGGTCGGTACCAGCAGCCCGAGGAGATCGTCTCAGCTCAAGCGGTGGTACCCTGAACTGCGTTTCCGGGACTACCGCGGCAACATCGATACGAGGTTGCGCAagctcgacgccgaggatGGCGAGTTCGACTGCATTATCTTGGCAGCTGCAGGCCTGCACCGCATGGACCAGCACTCGCGAATCGCGCAGTATCTCGACTCGACGACAGAAGGTGGTGGTGTCTTGCACGCCGTGGGACAGGGTGCTCTTGGACTCGAGGTACGAAAGGGCGACATTGAGACCTTGAAGGTGATTGAGTGTCTCGTGGACATGCCGACGATGAAGGCCGGCTGGGCCGAGAGGACGGTCATGCGAACACTCGAGGGTGGATGCAGCGTTCCCATCGGCGTCGAGACATCATGGTCGGACGAGGGCAAAACGCTCAGGCTGAGGGCAACAGTAGTTGCTTTGGATGGGTCAGAGGCAGTAGATGCTGACGCGTCCGCCTCCGTTTCCAACCAAGAGGAGGCCGAAGCTCTCGGTAAGCAAGTATCACAGGTTTTGGTGGAGAGAGGGGCAAAGAAAATACTCGATGTCATCACCCAGACTCGCTTGGCACCGCCAGTGA contains:
- a CDS encoding tRNA isopentenyltransferase, producing the protein MWAGLFSRIRPFSGLRPNSLSIVTIRRNASKMSCQQNYSSPEPLVVVMGSTGTGKSDLAVEIAHRFNGEIINADAMQMYEGLPIITNKITPEEQRGVPHHLLGMIGLEEPTWNVHHFRRKAGSIIREIRSRGHLPVLVGGTHYYLDGLLFDHNLVAAPPSEEGEKDHPAADAPATSASRDPALEEASTEELMARLREVDPVEADRRHPKDRRKIMRSLEIYLTTGRRASDIYAEQRETKAKMQQQRPSEGEQSTQQDHAPVFFWVHSERGVLNDRLERRVDKMLDNGLIEETRQMYTYLRRATMDGITIDRTTGIWQSIGFSEIEPYLDALHRQAEGESVDEQELEALKLAGVDLIKQATRRYAKGQVRWITHKTLPLIQDANMLPNLFLMDSSDVTRWSPEVVDKALNIMEKYLGGSALPEPAEVSEAAREVLGSVIASSNQKETPCNKTCEVCRITVLTEEKWLVHIRGHRHKRAVKSANKRAFVAAYLEGKGGGAAEKIQDEDADIPVAIRFEDNQ
- a CDS encoding metallopeptidase MepB; this encodes MLAAPRLSPRISLFLSNIRNNPPYNLAAHKSSSPTSNFATSSRLSLPSTATSPTRTYKPILAHPPGMVMDKYKSPPQAPPTFTGTKESIVGDAKALCDTTRQLLDKLVAEIPADDKSKTTFETVMEPQAADENQNALSSRILGFYQYVSGDASLRDASTEAERIMDEFGIECGMREDVYKLVDATFNVYGGKDGIAKASGIDGEQARMLEKDVKGYIKNGLGLPAGPQRDRFKEIKKRLSELTIQFTKNLNEENGGVWFSPSELDGVPEDTISTLEKGTGENEGKLKVSFKYPELWPTLKYAKNAETRRKMFVANENKCGSNVDLFREVIILRDEAARLISYPNHATVRIEDKMAKTPKTVKDFLNDLRTRLADGGKKEIEHLLEIKKQDSQARGAEFDGNYYLWDHRYYDRLMIMQEYGIDGNKIAEYFPLSNTIAGMLKIFEHLFGLVFVELTPEDRARISPTGKAEDIAWHDDVIIFSVWNDASEGDDFVGYLYLDLHPRQGKYGHAANFNLQPGFLKADGSRRYPATALVCNFSKPTPNKPSLLKHEEVVTLFHELGHGIHDLTGRTRYSRFHGTSTVRDFVEAPSQLLEEWCWTPEQLKALSSHYQTGEPIPEDLTKALIKTKHINGALFNLRQLHFGIFDMTIHTPESHEELKKMDFSAVYNDLRADISGIKGPEALGEPSNWGNGQACFGHLIGGYDAGYYGYLSSLVYATDMFFSVFRKDPMDGKEGRRYRHTVLQRGGSQDEMETLKQFLGREPSTEAFYQELGLGQKQEKL
- a CDS encoding porphobilinogen deaminase, coding for MSNSRVIKIGTRRSPLAIRQVEHTVALLQKAHPDITFEVNAIATQGDKDKVSPLPSMGKGMWTNELEAMLTTGEVDFIVHCLKDMPTTLPDNCELGAVMEREDPRDVVVIKPKHVQAGCKTIADLPKGSLVGTSSPRRSSQLKRWYPELRFRDYRGNIDTRLRKLDAEDGEFDCIILAAAGLHRMDQHSRIAQYLDSTTEGGGVLHAVGQGALGLEVRKGDIETLKVIECLVDMPTMKAGWAERTVMRTLEGGCSVPIGVETSWSDEGKTLRLRATVVALDGSEAVDADASASVSNQEEAEALGKQVSQVLVERGAKKILDVITQTRLAPPVKTVAGAAA